One genomic window of Salvia miltiorrhiza cultivar Shanhuang (shh) chromosome 4, IMPLAD_Smil_shh, whole genome shotgun sequence includes the following:
- the LOC131020549 gene encoding auxin response factor 18-like → MITFMESKERSKESERCLDSQLWHACAGSMVQMPPVNSKVFYFPQGHLEHVCGNLDLRNCPRLPAYVPCRVSAVKFMADPETDEVFAKIRLAPVAGDEVDLDKDGAAEVDGVENRDKPTSFAKTLTQSDANNGGGFSVPRYCAETIFPRLDYSADPPVQTILVKDVHGEVWKFRHIYRGTPRRHLLTTGWSTFVNHKKLVAGDSIVFLRAENGDLCVGVRRAKNGIGGGPQVPPRWSPGGGGPAVPYGGFSMFLREDESKLSRNGGGANNGSLMGKGRRVETEDVVEAATLAANGKPFDVIYYPRASNPEFFVRTSLLRAALQIRWCSGMRFKMAFETEDSSRISWFMGTISSVQVADPVRWPDSPWRLLQVRWDEPDLLQNVKRVNPWSVELVSNLPNIHLSPFSSPHKKLRLLQPPDSPLDGQLPLPAFTGSHHLFGSSYPFGCLTDNAPAGMQGARHGQYGITLSDLHFSKLRSGLLPPDPPPPRPLDRASVATRPSNSVSSEQSNEKNISCLLTMGSSARVSTKPENRKEMPFVLFGREILTEKQISVSRSSSSDCNVDRGGNTSDGSGFVLNRNEAHEREWLQPELGIETDHCKVFMESEDVGRTLNLSLLGSYEELHMKLASMFRVEIADISKHILYRDTKGVVRQLGEEPFGKFSKTARRLRVVVDSVTDNLEV, encoded by the exons ATGATTACGTTTATGGAATCTAAGGAGAGAAGCAAAGAGAGTGAgagatgtttggattctcaGCTGTGGCACGCCTGCGCCGGCAGCATGGTGCAAATGCCGCCGGTGAATTCGAAGGTCTTCTACTTCCCACAAGGCCATTTGGAGCACGTTTGTGGCAATCTTGATCTTAGGAATTGTCCTAGGTTGCCTGCCTATGTACCTTGTAGGGTGTCTGCAGTTAAGTTCATGGCTGATCCTGAGACGGATGAGGTTTTCGCGAAGATCAGATTGGCCCCCGTTGCAGGGGACGAGGTTGATCTTGATAAGGATGGTGCTGCCGAGGTTGATGGGGTTGAGAATCGAGATAAGCCCACCTCCTTCGCCAAGACCTTGACACAGTCCGATGCCAACAACGGTGGAGGTTTCTCGGTGCCTAGGTATTGTGCAGAGACGATCTTCCCTCGTTTGGACTACTCGGCTGATCCTCCCGTGCAGACCATTCTTGTCAAGGATGTCCACGGCGAGGTTTGGAAGTTCAGGCATATCTACAGGGGGACGCCCAGGCGGCACCTCTTGACAACGGGGTGGAGCACGTTCGTGAACCACAAGAAGCTCGTGGCGGGGGATTCAATCGTGTTCCTGAGGGCGGAGAATGGTGACCTCTGTGTTGGGGTCAGGCGTGCCAAGAATGGGATTGGTGGCGGACCTCAGGTGCCACCACGGTGGAGCCCCGGTGGAGGTGGTCCCGCCGTGCCATATGGAGGGTTTTCAATGTTCTTGAGGGAGGATGAGAGCAAGTTGAGTAGAAATGGTGGTGGGGCTAACAATGGGAGTTTGATGGGCAAGGGGAGGAGAGTGGAAACAGAAGATGTGGTCGAAGCAGCAACCCTTGCTGCCAATGGGAAGCCCTTTGATGTGATTTACTATCCCCGAGCTAGCAATCCCGAGTTCTTTGTGAGGACGTCTCTTCTGAGGGCGGCCCTTCAAATACGTTGGTGCTCGGGGATGAGGTTCAAGATGGCCTTTGAGACGGAGGATTCCTCGCGTATAAGTTGGTTTATGGGAACTATATCATCAGTGCAGGTTGCTGATCCTGTTCGATGGCCTGATTCCCCTTGGAGGCTTCTGCAG GTGAGGTGGGACGAACCCGATCTGCTTCAAAATGTGAAACGTGTGAACCCGTGGTCAGTTGAATTAGTATCAAACCTTCCCAACATCCATCTATCCCCTTTCTCATCTCCACACAAAAAGCTGAGATTACTGCAGCCTCCCGATTCCCCTCTCGATGGACAACTTCCTTTGCCGGCCTTCACCGGCAGCCACCACCTTTTCGGGTCGAGCTACCCCTTCGGTTGTCTTACAGATAACGCTCCTGCTGGCATGCAGGGAGCCAGGCATGGTCAATACGGTATAACATTATCTGACCTCCATTTCAGTAAACTACGATCCGGATTGCTTCCACCCGatcctcctcctcctcggcCTCTTGATCGAGCTTCCGTAGCCACCCGGCCCTCCAACTCTGTTTCCTCTGAACAGAGCAACGAGAAGAACATTTCTTGTCTTCTGACAATGGGGAGTTCAGCTCGAGTGTCAACCAAGCCCGAAAATCGAAAGGAAATGCCGTTCGTGCTTTTTGGCCGAGAAATACTCACGGAGAAGCAGATTTCAGTAAGCCGCTCCAGTTCTTCCGACTGCAATGTAGACAGAGGTGGGAACACTTCGGATGGGTCCGGCTTTGTTCTCAATCGGAACGAGGCGCACGAGCGCGAGTGGCTTCAGCCGGAGCTAGGCATAGAGACCGATCACTGCAAAGTTTTCATGGAATCCGAGGACGTGGGCAGAACACTGAATCTTTCCTTGCTTGGATCCTACGAAGAACTGCACATGAAACTGGCAAGCATGTTTCGTGTCGAAATCGCGGATATCTCGAAGCACATCCTCTACCGTGACACCAAAGGTGTGGTCAGGCAACTTGGTGAAGAACCATTCGG CAAATTCTCGAAGACAGCAAGAAGGTTGAGAGTTGTAGTTGATTCAGTCACTGACAATCTAGAAGTATAG
- the LOC131020550 gene encoding protein S40-4-like, with product MTARRSQYRYLSCAAAALTPAPAEDRFEFDESEVWGSIVFPEPKMQARRRSPRPARKPLRVKNDGVDRLPRSLPVNIPDWSKILGGECRRLAGDDEYGDEVEGEQNDRIPPHEYLARTRGASLSVHEGEGRTLKGRDLSRVRNAIWKQIGFED from the coding sequence ATGACTGCAAGAAGGAGCCAGTACCGCTACCTCAGCTGCGCCGCCGCGGCACTTACTCCGGCGCCGGCCGAGGATCGATTCGAATTCGATGAATCGGAGGTTTGGGGCAGCATCGTCTTCCCCGAGCCGAAAATGCAGGCGCGTCGTCGTAGCCCGCGGCCGGCGAGGAAGCCGCTGAGGGTGAAGAACGACGGCGTCGATCGTCTGCCGAGATCGCTGCCGGTGAACATTCCGGACTGGTCGAAGATCCTCGGCGGCGAGTGCAGGCGACTCGCCGGAGATGATGAGTACGGCGACGAGGTGGAGGGGGAGCAAAATGACCGAATACCCCCTCACGAGTATTTGGCGAGGACTAGAGGCGCTTCTTTGTCGGTGCATGAAGGTGAGGGAAGGACGCTCAAGGGCAGGGATTTGAGCAGGGTTAGAAACGCCATTTGGAAACAAATCGGATTTGAAgattaa